TGTAAAGAAACCGGTTCAGTGATTAATCCGGATTATTCACGCCATGCCGCTCCGCAGCCTGATCACAAAAAGAGTAACTAATACTGCTCAGCTtctgtctgtctaactgtctatctatctgtctatctctctaacCCTATGTGTTTATCTGTCTGGTGTTCAGTTTACATTtccatatctatctgtctgtctgtctaacccTATGTGTCTATCTGTCTTGTCTGTAGTTGTATTTGCATATCCATATCTGACTGTCTAACTGCCCAACTGTCTAACTGTCTCTCTAACTAACCCTGTGTCTATTTACACATTCATATCTGCTAGTCtgtctaactatctatctaatcatttgtctgtctgtctgtctgtctatctatctgtagtttattttacatatccatatctgtctgtctaactgCCCAATTGTCTGTCTAACTGTCTCTCTAACTATCCCTGTGTCTATTTACACatccatatctatctatctatctatctatctatctatctatctatctatctgtagtttattttacatatccatatctgtctgtctgtctctctatctaaccctatgtctctgtctttctgtagTTCATTTTACAGACAGACACCTAGGGTTAGATAGAGagacagttagacagacagatatgGATATGCGATATGAGATTTTACAttttgtctatctgtctttctctgtgtctacctttctgtctgcctgtttatttatatgtctatatttctgtctgtttatttatgtgtttatttgtctAGTGTCTGTacttgttctgtttttcttttctttcatcaaAAGAAGTTTGCTGTAAAAGTAGTGTAATGTGTGTAGACCAGGGGTGGGTAGATAAATTGATAATCTGGGATTATTTGTTTAAAGGGCCTGATCTCAATTTGTCTTAAAGTTAATTTTTATCTTCTGAAAATGCAGTAATTATCTGGTTTTGATAAACCAGATGTTACCTTACAGTACTGTGGCtattcttttttcagttttattacaATCCTTCATcttgtttgctgttttttgtaCTCTTGATTAGTAAGATAAATTTAGTCTGTTTTGTTCTTGAAAAAGTGCAGGGAATGTCTGGTGTAGATCCTGCTGGAAAGAAAAACATCATGGCCAGCTCAAATTGGTTAAGATGGATAAACTAGTTGAGCAGCATAGGGCATTTTTGTGGTTTGATGGTTTAACCAACTATGGTAAATAGTAAAACCAACTACCAGCTTTAAGGGAATTACCTTAATCTTGAACTAGacagcattctgaatggagattttttattgaaagaaaaatatagtttaGGATTATGCTTAACTGATGTGTTATAATTAATCCACCGCTCCCCCTGTACTGCTCCTGCAGAGTCTGCTGGTACCGTTTAGACATGTCTTCAGGAGCTTCACCAGTAAAACAGATGGCGAGGACCGGATCACAAAAATACTGAAGGAGAAGTTTCCGCTCGCTTCCTCACTAAAAGTTGTGGACATTTCAGGTGAGCTATTTTACTTAGGCACTGTATCCAGGTTTTCCCCTGTTAAATATTTCCCTGCTTACTGTGGTGGTACTCCTCCGTCTTCagctgtttgtctgtttgtcctCTATCAGCTGTATCTGTTTGTTTCAGGGGGCTGTGGTGCAATGTATGAAATACATATTGAATCAGATGAATTCAGAGGGAAAAGAACAGTGCAGCAACACCAGTTAGTAAATCAGGTATGTCAGAAGAGAGATGTGTACCACATTTTATCATATTTCTTTTGTACTGTGCTTATAAAATTAGTTTGGGGTCATGATTCAGTAAGAGATATATCTCTAGTGACTTGTGATCAGATTATTCTACTGCTGCCCTAGGTGCATTCTGGTAGTGTTGTATTCAACACCAAGATGTTTAGTAGTTTAGATTCAGACAAGACAGAGACCAGATTAAGATATTTTTTCAtcaggtttgttttcacacacaatttTTTCAGAAAAGATTAgttttttgctgctttttattatttttattggaaaGAAATAGTCAGATAGCTCACCATGCATCCATTCTGGTATAAGAAGATGTTTCTCCATATAGGTCAGTGCAAA
The DNA window shown above is from Astyanax mexicanus isolate ESR-SI-001 chromosome 16, AstMex3_surface, whole genome shotgun sequence and carries:
- the bola3 gene encoding bolA-like protein 3, translating into MPLRSLITKRSLLVPFRHVFRSFTSKTDGEDRITKILKEKFPLASSLKVVDISGGCGAMYEIHIESDEFRGKRTVQQHQLVNQALKEEIQGMHGLRIFTEVPRK